A genomic window from Equus asinus isolate D_3611 breed Donkey chromosome 25, EquAss-T2T_v2, whole genome shotgun sequence includes:
- the SHC1 gene encoding SHC-transforming protein 1 isoform X1 — translation MDLLPPKPKYNPLRNESLSSLEEGASGSTPTEELPSPSASSLGPILPPLPGDDSPTTLCSFFPRMSNLKLANPVGGRPGLKGEPGRAAEDGEGILGAAMLDSGPLPLLQDMNKLSGGGGRRTRVEGGQLGGEEWTRHGSFVNKPTRGWLHPNDKVMGPGVSYLVRYMGCVEVLQSMRALDFNTRTQVTREAISLVCEAVPGAKGATRRRKPCSRPLSSILGRSNLKFAGMPITLTVSTSSLNLMAADCKQIIANHHMQSISFASGGDPDTAEYVAYVAKDPVNQRACHILECPEGLAQDVISTIGQAFELRFKQYLRNPPKLVTPHDRMAGFDGSAWDEEEEEPPDHQYYNDFPGKEPPLGGVVDMRLREGAPSGAARPTPPSAQTPSHLGATLPVGQPVGGDQEVRKQMPPPPPFPAGRELFDDPSYVNVQNLDKARQAGGGAGPPNPAINGSAPRDLFDMKPFEDALRVPPPAQSVAMAEQLRGEPWFHGKLSRREAEALLQLNGDFLVRESTTTPGQYVLTGLQSGQPKHLLLVDPEGVVRTKDHRFESVSHLISYHMDNHLPIISAGSELCLQQPVERKL, via the exons ATGGATCTCCTGCCCCCCAAGCCCAAGTACAACCCACTTCGGAATGAGTCTCTGTCATCGCTGGAGGAGGGAGCTTCAGGGTCCACCCCAACGGAGGAGCTACCTTCCCCATCAGCTTCGTCCCTGGGACCCATCCTGCCACCTCTGCCTGGGGACGACAGTCCCACTACCCTGTGCTCCTTCTTCCCCCGGATGAGCAACTTGAAGCTGGCCAACCCGGTTGGGGGGCGCCCGGGGCTGAAGggggagccaggaagggcagCCGAGGATGGGGAGGGGATCTTAGGGGCAGCCATGCTGGACTCAGGCCCCTTGCCCCTCCTCCAGGACATGAACAAGCTGAGTGGAGGCGGCGGGCGCAGGACTCGGGTGGAAGGGGGCCAGCTGGGGGGCGAGGAGTGGACCCGCCACGGGAGCTTTGTCAATAAGCCCACGCGGGGCTGGCTGCATCCCAACGACAAAGTCATGGGACCGGGGGTTTCCTACTTGGTTCGG TACATGGGCTGTGTGGAGGTCCTGCAGTCAATGCGCGCCCTGGACTTCAACACCAGGACTCAGGTCACCAG GGAGGCCATCAGTCTGGTGTGTGAGGCTGTGCCGGGTGCTAAGGGGGCCACAAGGAGGAGAAAG ccctgtAGCCGCCCACTCAGCTCTATCCTGGGGAGGAGTAACCTGAAATTTGCTGGAATGCCAATCACTCTCACGGTCTCCACCAGCAGCCTCAACCTCATGGCCGCAGACTGCAAACAG ATCATTGCCAACCACCACATGCAATCTATCTCGTTTGCGTCCGGCGGGGACCCG GACACAGCCGAATATGTTGCCTATGTTGCCAAAGACCCGGTGAATCAGAGAG CCTGCCACATCCTGGAGTGTCCCGAGGGGCTTGCTCAGGACGTCATCAGCACCATTGGCCAGGCCTTTGAGTTGCGCTTCAAACAATACCTCAGGAACCCGCCCAAGCTGGTCACCCCCCACGACAG GATGGCTGGCTTCGATGGCTCAGCttgggatgaggaggaggaagagccacCCGACCATCAGTACTATAACGACTTCCCCGGGAAGGAACCCCCTCTTGGGGGGGTGGTGGACATGCGGCTTCGGGAAGGAGCCCCCTCGGGGGCTGCTCGACCCACTCCGCCCAGTGCCCAGACTCCCAGCCACCTGGGAGCTACGCTG CCTGTGGGGCAGCCTGTTGGGGGAGACCAAGAAGTCCGCAAACAGATGCCACCTCCGCCACCCTTCCCAG caggcagagagctctttgatGATCCCTCCTATGTCAACGTCCAGAACCTAGACAAGGCCCGGCAagcagggggtggggctgggccccCCAATCCTGCCATCAATGGCAGCGCACCCCGAGACCTCTTTGACATGA AGCCCTTCGAAGATGCCCTTCGGGTGCCTCCACCTGCACAGTCAGTGGCCATGGCTGAGCAGCTCCGAGGGGAGCCCTGGTTCCATGGGAAGCTGAGCCGGCGGGAGGCTGAGGCACTGCTGCAGCTCAATGGGGACTTCCTGGTGCGGGAAAGCACGACCACGCCTGGCCAGTATGTGCTCACCGGCTTGCAGAGTGGGCAGCCCAAGCATCTGCTACTGGTGGACCCCGAGGGTGTG gTTCGGACAAAGGATCACCGCTTTGAGAGTGTCAGTCACCTCATCAGCTACCACATGGACAATCACTTGCCCATCATCTCTGCGGGCAGCGAACTGTGTCTACAGCAACCTGTGGAGCGGAAACTGTGA
- the SHC1 gene encoding SHC-transforming protein 1 isoform X5 — MNKLSGGGGRRTRVEGGQLGGEEWTRHGSFVNKPTRGWLHPNDKVMGPGVSYLVRYMGCVEVLQSMRALDFNTRTQVTREAISLVCEAVPGAKGATRRRKPCSRPLSSILGRSNLKFAGMPITLTVSTSSLNLMAADCKQIIANHHMQSISFASGGDPDTAEYVAYVAKDPVNQRACHILECPEGLAQDVISTIGQAFELRFKQYLRNPPKLVTPHDRMAGFDGSAWDEEEEEPPDHQYYNDFPGKEPPLGGVVDMRLREGAPSGAARPTPPSAQTPSHLGATLPVGQPVGGDQEVRKQMPPPPPFPAGRELFDDPSYVNVQNLDKARQAGGGAGPPNPAINGSAPRDLFDMKPFEDALRVPPPAQSVAMAEQLRGEPWFHGKLSRREAEALLQLNGDFLVRESTTTPGQYVLTGLQSGQPKHLLLVDPEGVVRTKDHRFESVSHLISYHMDNHLPIISAGSELCLQQPVERKL; from the exons ATGAACAAGCTGAGTGGAGGCGGCGGGCGCAGGACTCGGGTGGAAGGGGGCCAGCTGGGGGGCGAGGAGTGGACCCGCCACGGGAGCTTTGTCAATAAGCCCACGCGGGGCTGGCTGCATCCCAACGACAAAGTCATGGGACCGGGGGTTTCCTACTTGGTTCGG TACATGGGCTGTGTGGAGGTCCTGCAGTCAATGCGCGCCCTGGACTTCAACACCAGGACTCAGGTCACCAG GGAGGCCATCAGTCTGGTGTGTGAGGCTGTGCCGGGTGCTAAGGGGGCCACAAGGAGGAGAAAG ccctgtAGCCGCCCACTCAGCTCTATCCTGGGGAGGAGTAACCTGAAATTTGCTGGAATGCCAATCACTCTCACGGTCTCCACCAGCAGCCTCAACCTCATGGCCGCAGACTGCAAACAG ATCATTGCCAACCACCACATGCAATCTATCTCGTTTGCGTCCGGCGGGGACCCG GACACAGCCGAATATGTTGCCTATGTTGCCAAAGACCCGGTGAATCAGAGAG CCTGCCACATCCTGGAGTGTCCCGAGGGGCTTGCTCAGGACGTCATCAGCACCATTGGCCAGGCCTTTGAGTTGCGCTTCAAACAATACCTCAGGAACCCGCCCAAGCTGGTCACCCCCCACGACAG GATGGCTGGCTTCGATGGCTCAGCttgggatgaggaggaggaagagccacCCGACCATCAGTACTATAACGACTTCCCCGGGAAGGAACCCCCTCTTGGGGGGGTGGTGGACATGCGGCTTCGGGAAGGAGCCCCCTCGGGGGCTGCTCGACCCACTCCGCCCAGTGCCCAGACTCCCAGCCACCTGGGAGCTACGCTG CCTGTGGGGCAGCCTGTTGGGGGAGACCAAGAAGTCCGCAAACAGATGCCACCTCCGCCACCCTTCCCAG caggcagagagctctttgatGATCCCTCCTATGTCAACGTCCAGAACCTAGACAAGGCCCGGCAagcagggggtggggctgggccccCCAATCCTGCCATCAATGGCAGCGCACCCCGAGACCTCTTTGACATGA AGCCCTTCGAAGATGCCCTTCGGGTGCCTCCACCTGCACAGTCAGTGGCCATGGCTGAGCAGCTCCGAGGGGAGCCCTGGTTCCATGGGAAGCTGAGCCGGCGGGAGGCTGAGGCACTGCTGCAGCTCAATGGGGACTTCCTGGTGCGGGAAAGCACGACCACGCCTGGCCAGTATGTGCTCACCGGCTTGCAGAGTGGGCAGCCCAAGCATCTGCTACTGGTGGACCCCGAGGGTGTG gTTCGGACAAAGGATCACCGCTTTGAGAGTGTCAGTCACCTCATCAGCTACCACATGGACAATCACTTGCCCATCATCTCTGCGGGCAGCGAACTGTGTCTACAGCAACCTGTGGAGCGGAAACTGTGA
- the SHC1 gene encoding SHC-transforming protein 1 isoform X8, translating to MDMNKLSGGGGRRTRVEGGQLGGEEWTRHGSFVNKPTRGWLHPNDKVMGPGVSYLVRYMGCVEVLQSMRALDFNTRTQVTREAISLVCEAVPGAKGATRRRKPCSRPLSSILGRSNLKFAGMPITLTVSTSSLNLMAADCKQIIANHHMQSISFASGGDPDTAEYVAYVAKDPVNQRACHILECPEGLAQDVISTIGQAFELRFKQYLRNPPKLVTPHDRMAGFDGSAWDEEEEEPPDHQYYNDFPGKEPPLGGVVDMRLREGAPSGAARPTPPSAQTPSHLGATLPVGQPVGGDQEVRKQMPPPPPFPGRELFDDPSYVNVQNLDKARQAGGGAGPPNPAINGSAPRDLFDMKPFEDALRVPPPAQSVAMAEQLRGEPWFHGKLSRREAEALLQLNGDFLVRESTTTPGQYVLTGLQSGQPKHLLLVDPEGVVRTKDHRFESVSHLISYHMDNHLPIISAGSELCLQQPVERKL from the exons ATG GACATGAACAAGCTGAGTGGAGGCGGCGGGCGCAGGACTCGGGTGGAAGGGGGCCAGCTGGGGGGCGAGGAGTGGACCCGCCACGGGAGCTTTGTCAATAAGCCCACGCGGGGCTGGCTGCATCCCAACGACAAAGTCATGGGACCGGGGGTTTCCTACTTGGTTCGG TACATGGGCTGTGTGGAGGTCCTGCAGTCAATGCGCGCCCTGGACTTCAACACCAGGACTCAGGTCACCAG GGAGGCCATCAGTCTGGTGTGTGAGGCTGTGCCGGGTGCTAAGGGGGCCACAAGGAGGAGAAAG ccctgtAGCCGCCCACTCAGCTCTATCCTGGGGAGGAGTAACCTGAAATTTGCTGGAATGCCAATCACTCTCACGGTCTCCACCAGCAGCCTCAACCTCATGGCCGCAGACTGCAAACAG ATCATTGCCAACCACCACATGCAATCTATCTCGTTTGCGTCCGGCGGGGACCCG GACACAGCCGAATATGTTGCCTATGTTGCCAAAGACCCGGTGAATCAGAGAG CCTGCCACATCCTGGAGTGTCCCGAGGGGCTTGCTCAGGACGTCATCAGCACCATTGGCCAGGCCTTTGAGTTGCGCTTCAAACAATACCTCAGGAACCCGCCCAAGCTGGTCACCCCCCACGACAG GATGGCTGGCTTCGATGGCTCAGCttgggatgaggaggaggaagagccacCCGACCATCAGTACTATAACGACTTCCCCGGGAAGGAACCCCCTCTTGGGGGGGTGGTGGACATGCGGCTTCGGGAAGGAGCCCCCTCGGGGGCTGCTCGACCCACTCCGCCCAGTGCCCAGACTCCCAGCCACCTGGGAGCTACGCTG CCTGTGGGGCAGCCTGTTGGGGGAGACCAAGAAGTCCGCAAACAGATGCCACCTCCGCCACCCTTCCCAG gcagagagctctttgatGATCCCTCCTATGTCAACGTCCAGAACCTAGACAAGGCCCGGCAagcagggggtggggctgggccccCCAATCCTGCCATCAATGGCAGCGCACCCCGAGACCTCTTTGACATGA AGCCCTTCGAAGATGCCCTTCGGGTGCCTCCACCTGCACAGTCAGTGGCCATGGCTGAGCAGCTCCGAGGGGAGCCCTGGTTCCATGGGAAGCTGAGCCGGCGGGAGGCTGAGGCACTGCTGCAGCTCAATGGGGACTTCCTGGTGCGGGAAAGCACGACCACGCCTGGCCAGTATGTGCTCACCGGCTTGCAGAGTGGGCAGCCCAAGCATCTGCTACTGGTGGACCCCGAGGGTGTG gTTCGGACAAAGGATCACCGCTTTGAGAGTGTCAGTCACCTCATCAGCTACCACATGGACAATCACTTGCCCATCATCTCTGCGGGCAGCGAACTGTGTCTACAGCAACCTGTGGAGCGGAAACTGTGA
- the SHC1 gene encoding SHC-transforming protein 1 isoform X2 gives MDLLPPKPKYNPLRNESLSSLEEGASGSTPTEELPSPSASSLGPILPPLPGDDSPTTLCSFFPRMSNLKLANPVGGRPGLKGEPGRAAEDGEGILGAAMLDSGPLPLLQDMNKLSGGGGRRTRVEGGQLGGEEWTRHGSFVNKPTRGWLHPNDKVMGPGVSYLVRYMGCVEVLQSMRALDFNTRTQVTREAISLVCEAVPGAKGATRRRKPCSRPLSSILGRSNLKFAGMPITLTVSTSSLNLMAADCKQIIANHHMQSISFASGGDPDTAEYVAYVAKDPVNQRACHILECPEGLAQDVISTIGQAFELRFKQYLRNPPKLVTPHDRMAGFDGSAWDEEEEEPPDHQYYNDFPGKEPPLGGVVDMRLREGAPSGAARPTPPSAQTPSHLGATLPVGQPVGGDQEVRKQMPPPPPFPGRELFDDPSYVNVQNLDKARQAGGGAGPPNPAINGSAPRDLFDMKPFEDALRVPPPAQSVAMAEQLRGEPWFHGKLSRREAEALLQLNGDFLVRESTTTPGQYVLTGLQSGQPKHLLLVDPEGVVRTKDHRFESVSHLISYHMDNHLPIISAGSELCLQQPVERKL, from the exons ATGGATCTCCTGCCCCCCAAGCCCAAGTACAACCCACTTCGGAATGAGTCTCTGTCATCGCTGGAGGAGGGAGCTTCAGGGTCCACCCCAACGGAGGAGCTACCTTCCCCATCAGCTTCGTCCCTGGGACCCATCCTGCCACCTCTGCCTGGGGACGACAGTCCCACTACCCTGTGCTCCTTCTTCCCCCGGATGAGCAACTTGAAGCTGGCCAACCCGGTTGGGGGGCGCCCGGGGCTGAAGggggagccaggaagggcagCCGAGGATGGGGAGGGGATCTTAGGGGCAGCCATGCTGGACTCAGGCCCCTTGCCCCTCCTCCAGGACATGAACAAGCTGAGTGGAGGCGGCGGGCGCAGGACTCGGGTGGAAGGGGGCCAGCTGGGGGGCGAGGAGTGGACCCGCCACGGGAGCTTTGTCAATAAGCCCACGCGGGGCTGGCTGCATCCCAACGACAAAGTCATGGGACCGGGGGTTTCCTACTTGGTTCGG TACATGGGCTGTGTGGAGGTCCTGCAGTCAATGCGCGCCCTGGACTTCAACACCAGGACTCAGGTCACCAG GGAGGCCATCAGTCTGGTGTGTGAGGCTGTGCCGGGTGCTAAGGGGGCCACAAGGAGGAGAAAG ccctgtAGCCGCCCACTCAGCTCTATCCTGGGGAGGAGTAACCTGAAATTTGCTGGAATGCCAATCACTCTCACGGTCTCCACCAGCAGCCTCAACCTCATGGCCGCAGACTGCAAACAG ATCATTGCCAACCACCACATGCAATCTATCTCGTTTGCGTCCGGCGGGGACCCG GACACAGCCGAATATGTTGCCTATGTTGCCAAAGACCCGGTGAATCAGAGAG CCTGCCACATCCTGGAGTGTCCCGAGGGGCTTGCTCAGGACGTCATCAGCACCATTGGCCAGGCCTTTGAGTTGCGCTTCAAACAATACCTCAGGAACCCGCCCAAGCTGGTCACCCCCCACGACAG GATGGCTGGCTTCGATGGCTCAGCttgggatgaggaggaggaagagccacCCGACCATCAGTACTATAACGACTTCCCCGGGAAGGAACCCCCTCTTGGGGGGGTGGTGGACATGCGGCTTCGGGAAGGAGCCCCCTCGGGGGCTGCTCGACCCACTCCGCCCAGTGCCCAGACTCCCAGCCACCTGGGAGCTACGCTG CCTGTGGGGCAGCCTGTTGGGGGAGACCAAGAAGTCCGCAAACAGATGCCACCTCCGCCACCCTTCCCAG gcagagagctctttgatGATCCCTCCTATGTCAACGTCCAGAACCTAGACAAGGCCCGGCAagcagggggtggggctgggccccCCAATCCTGCCATCAATGGCAGCGCACCCCGAGACCTCTTTGACATGA AGCCCTTCGAAGATGCCCTTCGGGTGCCTCCACCTGCACAGTCAGTGGCCATGGCTGAGCAGCTCCGAGGGGAGCCCTGGTTCCATGGGAAGCTGAGCCGGCGGGAGGCTGAGGCACTGCTGCAGCTCAATGGGGACTTCCTGGTGCGGGAAAGCACGACCACGCCTGGCCAGTATGTGCTCACCGGCTTGCAGAGTGGGCAGCCCAAGCATCTGCTACTGGTGGACCCCGAGGGTGTG gTTCGGACAAAGGATCACCGCTTTGAGAGTGTCAGTCACCTCATCAGCTACCACATGGACAATCACTTGCCCATCATCTCTGCGGGCAGCGAACTGTGTCTACAGCAACCTGTGGAGCGGAAACTGTGA
- the SHC1 gene encoding SHC-transforming protein 1 isoform X4, protein MDLLPPKPKYNPLRNESLSSLEEGASGSTPTEELPSPSASSLGPILPPLPGDDSPTTLCSFFPRMSNLKLANPDMNKLSGGGGRRTRVEGGQLGGEEWTRHGSFVNKPTRGWLHPNDKVMGPGVSYLVRYMGCVEVLQSMRALDFNTRTQVTREAISLVCEAVPGAKGATRRRKPCSRPLSSILGRSNLKFAGMPITLTVSTSSLNLMAADCKQIIANHHMQSISFASGGDPDTAEYVAYVAKDPVNQRACHILECPEGLAQDVISTIGQAFELRFKQYLRNPPKLVTPHDRMAGFDGSAWDEEEEEPPDHQYYNDFPGKEPPLGGVVDMRLREGAPSGAARPTPPSAQTPSHLGATLPVGQPVGGDQEVRKQMPPPPPFPGRELFDDPSYVNVQNLDKARQAGGGAGPPNPAINGSAPRDLFDMKPFEDALRVPPPAQSVAMAEQLRGEPWFHGKLSRREAEALLQLNGDFLVRESTTTPGQYVLTGLQSGQPKHLLLVDPEGVVRTKDHRFESVSHLISYHMDNHLPIISAGSELCLQQPVERKL, encoded by the exons ATGGATCTCCTGCCCCCCAAGCCCAAGTACAACCCACTTCGGAATGAGTCTCTGTCATCGCTGGAGGAGGGAGCTTCAGGGTCCACCCCAACGGAGGAGCTACCTTCCCCATCAGCTTCGTCCCTGGGACCCATCCTGCCACCTCTGCCTGGGGACGACAGTCCCACTACCCTGTGCTCCTTCTTCCCCCGGATGAGCAACTTGAAGCTGGCCAACCCG GACATGAACAAGCTGAGTGGAGGCGGCGGGCGCAGGACTCGGGTGGAAGGGGGCCAGCTGGGGGGCGAGGAGTGGACCCGCCACGGGAGCTTTGTCAATAAGCCCACGCGGGGCTGGCTGCATCCCAACGACAAAGTCATGGGACCGGGGGTTTCCTACTTGGTTCGG TACATGGGCTGTGTGGAGGTCCTGCAGTCAATGCGCGCCCTGGACTTCAACACCAGGACTCAGGTCACCAG GGAGGCCATCAGTCTGGTGTGTGAGGCTGTGCCGGGTGCTAAGGGGGCCACAAGGAGGAGAAAG ccctgtAGCCGCCCACTCAGCTCTATCCTGGGGAGGAGTAACCTGAAATTTGCTGGAATGCCAATCACTCTCACGGTCTCCACCAGCAGCCTCAACCTCATGGCCGCAGACTGCAAACAG ATCATTGCCAACCACCACATGCAATCTATCTCGTTTGCGTCCGGCGGGGACCCG GACACAGCCGAATATGTTGCCTATGTTGCCAAAGACCCGGTGAATCAGAGAG CCTGCCACATCCTGGAGTGTCCCGAGGGGCTTGCTCAGGACGTCATCAGCACCATTGGCCAGGCCTTTGAGTTGCGCTTCAAACAATACCTCAGGAACCCGCCCAAGCTGGTCACCCCCCACGACAG GATGGCTGGCTTCGATGGCTCAGCttgggatgaggaggaggaagagccacCCGACCATCAGTACTATAACGACTTCCCCGGGAAGGAACCCCCTCTTGGGGGGGTGGTGGACATGCGGCTTCGGGAAGGAGCCCCCTCGGGGGCTGCTCGACCCACTCCGCCCAGTGCCCAGACTCCCAGCCACCTGGGAGCTACGCTG CCTGTGGGGCAGCCTGTTGGGGGAGACCAAGAAGTCCGCAAACAGATGCCACCTCCGCCACCCTTCCCAG gcagagagctctttgatGATCCCTCCTATGTCAACGTCCAGAACCTAGACAAGGCCCGGCAagcagggggtggggctgggccccCCAATCCTGCCATCAATGGCAGCGCACCCCGAGACCTCTTTGACATGA AGCCCTTCGAAGATGCCCTTCGGGTGCCTCCACCTGCACAGTCAGTGGCCATGGCTGAGCAGCTCCGAGGGGAGCCCTGGTTCCATGGGAAGCTGAGCCGGCGGGAGGCTGAGGCACTGCTGCAGCTCAATGGGGACTTCCTGGTGCGGGAAAGCACGACCACGCCTGGCCAGTATGTGCTCACCGGCTTGCAGAGTGGGCAGCCCAAGCATCTGCTACTGGTGGACCCCGAGGGTGTG gTTCGGACAAAGGATCACCGCTTTGAGAGTGTCAGTCACCTCATCAGCTACCACATGGACAATCACTTGCCCATCATCTCTGCGGGCAGCGAACTGTGTCTACAGCAACCTGTGGAGCGGAAACTGTGA
- the SHC1 gene encoding SHC-transforming protein 1 isoform X6, producing the protein MDMNKLSGGGGRRTRVEGGQLGGEEWTRHGSFVNKPTRGWLHPNDKVMGPGVSYLVRYMGCVEVLQSMRALDFNTRTQVTREAISLVCEAVPGAKGATRRRKPCSRPLSSILGRSNLKFAGMPITLTVSTSSLNLMAADCKQIIANHHMQSISFASGGDPDTAEYVAYVAKDPVNQRACHILECPEGLAQDVISTIGQAFELRFKQYLRNPPKLVTPHDRMAGFDGSAWDEEEEEPPDHQYYNDFPGKEPPLGGVVDMRLREGAPSGAARPTPPSAQTPSHLGATLPVGQPVGGDQEVRKQMPPPPPFPAGRELFDDPSYVNVQNLDKARQAGGGAGPPNPAINGSAPRDLFDMKPFEDALRVPPPAQSVAMAEQLRGEPWFHGKLSRREAEALLQLNGDFLVRESTTTPGQYVLTGLQSGQPKHLLLVDPEGVVRTKDHRFESVSHLISYHMDNHLPIISAGSELCLQQPVERKL; encoded by the exons ATG GACATGAACAAGCTGAGTGGAGGCGGCGGGCGCAGGACTCGGGTGGAAGGGGGCCAGCTGGGGGGCGAGGAGTGGACCCGCCACGGGAGCTTTGTCAATAAGCCCACGCGGGGCTGGCTGCATCCCAACGACAAAGTCATGGGACCGGGGGTTTCCTACTTGGTTCGG TACATGGGCTGTGTGGAGGTCCTGCAGTCAATGCGCGCCCTGGACTTCAACACCAGGACTCAGGTCACCAG GGAGGCCATCAGTCTGGTGTGTGAGGCTGTGCCGGGTGCTAAGGGGGCCACAAGGAGGAGAAAG ccctgtAGCCGCCCACTCAGCTCTATCCTGGGGAGGAGTAACCTGAAATTTGCTGGAATGCCAATCACTCTCACGGTCTCCACCAGCAGCCTCAACCTCATGGCCGCAGACTGCAAACAG ATCATTGCCAACCACCACATGCAATCTATCTCGTTTGCGTCCGGCGGGGACCCG GACACAGCCGAATATGTTGCCTATGTTGCCAAAGACCCGGTGAATCAGAGAG CCTGCCACATCCTGGAGTGTCCCGAGGGGCTTGCTCAGGACGTCATCAGCACCATTGGCCAGGCCTTTGAGTTGCGCTTCAAACAATACCTCAGGAACCCGCCCAAGCTGGTCACCCCCCACGACAG GATGGCTGGCTTCGATGGCTCAGCttgggatgaggaggaggaagagccacCCGACCATCAGTACTATAACGACTTCCCCGGGAAGGAACCCCCTCTTGGGGGGGTGGTGGACATGCGGCTTCGGGAAGGAGCCCCCTCGGGGGCTGCTCGACCCACTCCGCCCAGTGCCCAGACTCCCAGCCACCTGGGAGCTACGCTG CCTGTGGGGCAGCCTGTTGGGGGAGACCAAGAAGTCCGCAAACAGATGCCACCTCCGCCACCCTTCCCAG caggcagagagctctttgatGATCCCTCCTATGTCAACGTCCAGAACCTAGACAAGGCCCGGCAagcagggggtggggctgggccccCCAATCCTGCCATCAATGGCAGCGCACCCCGAGACCTCTTTGACATGA AGCCCTTCGAAGATGCCCTTCGGGTGCCTCCACCTGCACAGTCAGTGGCCATGGCTGAGCAGCTCCGAGGGGAGCCCTGGTTCCATGGGAAGCTGAGCCGGCGGGAGGCTGAGGCACTGCTGCAGCTCAATGGGGACTTCCTGGTGCGGGAAAGCACGACCACGCCTGGCCAGTATGTGCTCACCGGCTTGCAGAGTGGGCAGCCCAAGCATCTGCTACTGGTGGACCCCGAGGGTGTG gTTCGGACAAAGGATCACCGCTTTGAGAGTGTCAGTCACCTCATCAGCTACCACATGGACAATCACTTGCCCATCATCTCTGCGGGCAGCGAACTGTGTCTACAGCAACCTGTGGAGCGGAAACTGTGA
- the SHC1 gene encoding SHC-transforming protein 1 isoform X7 has protein sequence MNKLSGGGGRRTRVEGGQLGGEEWTRHGSFVNKPTRGWLHPNDKVMGPGVSYLVRYMGCVEVLQSMRALDFNTRTQVTREAISLVCEAVPGAKGATRRRKPCSRPLSSILGRSNLKFAGMPITLTVSTSSLNLMAADCKQIIANHHMQSISFASGGDPDTAEYVAYVAKDPVNQRACHILECPEGLAQDVISTIGQAFELRFKQYLRNPPKLVTPHDRMAGFDGSAWDEEEEEPPDHQYYNDFPGKEPPLGGVVDMRLREGAPSGAARPTPPSAQTPSHLGATLPVGQPVGGDQEVRKQMPPPPPFPGRELFDDPSYVNVQNLDKARQAGGGAGPPNPAINGSAPRDLFDMKPFEDALRVPPPAQSVAMAEQLRGEPWFHGKLSRREAEALLQLNGDFLVRESTTTPGQYVLTGLQSGQPKHLLLVDPEGVVRTKDHRFESVSHLISYHMDNHLPIISAGSELCLQQPVERKL, from the exons ATGAACAAGCTGAGTGGAGGCGGCGGGCGCAGGACTCGGGTGGAAGGGGGCCAGCTGGGGGGCGAGGAGTGGACCCGCCACGGGAGCTTTGTCAATAAGCCCACGCGGGGCTGGCTGCATCCCAACGACAAAGTCATGGGACCGGGGGTTTCCTACTTGGTTCGG TACATGGGCTGTGTGGAGGTCCTGCAGTCAATGCGCGCCCTGGACTTCAACACCAGGACTCAGGTCACCAG GGAGGCCATCAGTCTGGTGTGTGAGGCTGTGCCGGGTGCTAAGGGGGCCACAAGGAGGAGAAAG ccctgtAGCCGCCCACTCAGCTCTATCCTGGGGAGGAGTAACCTGAAATTTGCTGGAATGCCAATCACTCTCACGGTCTCCACCAGCAGCCTCAACCTCATGGCCGCAGACTGCAAACAG ATCATTGCCAACCACCACATGCAATCTATCTCGTTTGCGTCCGGCGGGGACCCG GACACAGCCGAATATGTTGCCTATGTTGCCAAAGACCCGGTGAATCAGAGAG CCTGCCACATCCTGGAGTGTCCCGAGGGGCTTGCTCAGGACGTCATCAGCACCATTGGCCAGGCCTTTGAGTTGCGCTTCAAACAATACCTCAGGAACCCGCCCAAGCTGGTCACCCCCCACGACAG GATGGCTGGCTTCGATGGCTCAGCttgggatgaggaggaggaagagccacCCGACCATCAGTACTATAACGACTTCCCCGGGAAGGAACCCCCTCTTGGGGGGGTGGTGGACATGCGGCTTCGGGAAGGAGCCCCCTCGGGGGCTGCTCGACCCACTCCGCCCAGTGCCCAGACTCCCAGCCACCTGGGAGCTACGCTG CCTGTGGGGCAGCCTGTTGGGGGAGACCAAGAAGTCCGCAAACAGATGCCACCTCCGCCACCCTTCCCAG gcagagagctctttgatGATCCCTCCTATGTCAACGTCCAGAACCTAGACAAGGCCCGGCAagcagggggtggggctgggccccCCAATCCTGCCATCAATGGCAGCGCACCCCGAGACCTCTTTGACATGA AGCCCTTCGAAGATGCCCTTCGGGTGCCTCCACCTGCACAGTCAGTGGCCATGGCTGAGCAGCTCCGAGGGGAGCCCTGGTTCCATGGGAAGCTGAGCCGGCGGGAGGCTGAGGCACTGCTGCAGCTCAATGGGGACTTCCTGGTGCGGGAAAGCACGACCACGCCTGGCCAGTATGTGCTCACCGGCTTGCAGAGTGGGCAGCCCAAGCATCTGCTACTGGTGGACCCCGAGGGTGTG gTTCGGACAAAGGATCACCGCTTTGAGAGTGTCAGTCACCTCATCAGCTACCACATGGACAATCACTTGCCCATCATCTCTGCGGGCAGCGAACTGTGTCTACAGCAACCTGTGGAGCGGAAACTGTGA